The Actinoplanes sp. N902-109 genomic interval GCCACCGACGGCATCATCGGCCCAATTGTCGCCGTGGCGGACGCGGCCGCCGACGAAGAGGATCCGGAGCAGGCGCTGCGCGGGCTGGCGCTGAAGATCTTCGACGCGATCGACGCCCATCCGTGGGTCGGTATGCAGCTCTCACGCCGGCCTCAGCCCGCCGTGTTCCGGCTGTGGAGGCGCATCGGATCCCTGCTGAGCGAGCTCGGGGTCAGCGGGACCGGCCTGTCCGACGCCGGGTCCGCATTCCTCGGCTACATCCTGGGCACCACCGCTCAGTACGCCGCCGGCGCCCGCCGAGCTACCGACGACGCAGCCCGCGAGAAATATCTGGCTGAGCTGGCGGCCCACTGGATCGACGACGACGCGGACCCGCTCACGCGCCAGGCAGCGACGGACCTGATCGAACACGACGACCGCGACCAGTTCCGCGCCGGGGTCGACATCTTCCTCGCCGGCATCAGGGCGCTGCACCGGGGCGTCACCACGGAACACTCCTCCGCTGGTGAAGACCAGTAACAGCCTGATGCCCGGGATGCGCTGTCACCCCGGCCGGTGTTCTTTGCTCGCGACGCTCCAGGTCGTCGTCTCTTGATAAGTGCTGAAGTCGCACGTGTGGACGGCGGTTGGGTCCATGACGATGCGCAAGTTGTATGAGGCGCAATCCGAGAACGTGCCCACGCTGAACTTGTCCGCCGACCTGTGCAGGACACCCTTGGAGGGACCGTTCGAGCCGATGCCGGCCCGGTGCACCATCCACTCGATGTCGGTAGCCTCGTGCATCAAGTAGTGCATGACCGCCTCGTTGTCCTGGTGCTGACCCTCGAAGCTGCGGGCCACGGTTTTCCGGATCACCCGGAGGGCTGGCGGCAGGGCCCGGCCGGGGACTGCGCTTAGGCCGCCCGCCTGATAGAGAAACCGTCGGACTGCGTTGCGGCGCATGACCGGTATCAACGTCCGCACGAATGCTGCGTTGATTTTGGCACTCTGCTGCATCTCGCGGTCACCGAGCATGGCGACGATGTAGTCGGCGCCCGGCACCAGGGCCGCCCAGTCGGAGACCACCTCGATTGATCCTTGATTCACCTCCAGGTTGGCATCGGTCGCTGTGATCTTCCGGGGGTTTCGGGCCAGGACCCGGACCCTGTGCCCCGCTTTCAGGGCGTGGTTGACGAAGTGCTGGCCGGTCTGGCCGGAGCCGCCGAACACCAGGAAAGTCTTCACGTCTCAGAGTCCGAACTTGATGCCGGTCATGTCCTCGGACGCCGTCCACAACCGGCGCGCGAGTTCGGGGTCCTTCGAGCGCTTGGAGCGGCCGATCAGCTGGGCTCCACCGCGCATGTGCATGGCGTGCTCCGGGCCGGTGAAGGCGCCCGGGGGGATGTCGGCGGTGGCGGCGAACAGCACGGGGAGCGCGCCCTGCTCCGGACTCTGGGCCAGGTAGCGAACGATGAGCTGGGTCAGCGTGCCGCCGCTTCCCCTGGTCATGGGAGTGGTGACGAGACCCGGATGCGCGGCGGCGGCCAGGACGGGCGAGCCGGCCTCGGTCAGGCGGCGCTGCAGCTCGGTGATGAAGAGCAGGTTCGCGAGCTTGGACGCCGCGTAGACCCGGGACTCCTTGTACGGCGTGCGCTCGTGGTTGAGGTCGGCGAAGTCGATCCGCGCGGCCCGTTCGGCCTGGGAGGAGAGCGCGACGACGCGCCCGGTGACGTACGGGAGCAGCAGGTTGGTGAGGGCGAACGGGCCGAGGTGGTTGGTGCCGAACTGCAGCTCGAAGCCGTCCGCTGTCAGCTGCCGGGTGGCCGTGGAGACGCCGGCGTTGTTCACCAGGACGTCGATCGGGCCCGACCAGCCGTCGGCGAAGCGCCGTACCGAGTCGAGGTCGGCCAGGTCGAGGCGACGCACGTCCGTCTCGCCGGGAAGGGTGGCTGCCGCGGCCGCCCCCTTCGCCGTGTCGCGGACGGCGAGGACGACGCGGGCGTTGGCGGCACTGAAGGCACGTGCGGTGGCCAGGCCGATGCCGCTGGACGCGCCAGTGACGACGACGGTACGGCCGGTCATGTCAGGTGTTTTGATCACCCGATCAAACTAGGCACCGTCTAGAAAATAGTCAACGTCTAGAAAGTAGGCAGTGACTAGCGTTACGGTATGCTCGGCTCATGAGGCAGTCCTTCCACCACGGCAACCTGCGTGCGGTCCTGCTCGAGCAGGCGGAAGCGATGCTCCGCGAGGATGGTGTCGACGGCCTGTCGTTGCGGGAGCTGGCCCGGCGGGCGGAGGTCAGCCACGGCGCACCCCGCAGCCACTTCGTCGACCGGCAGGCACTGCTGGACGCGCTCGCCGTTCAGGGCTTCGAGCGGATGACCGAGAAGATCAGTGCCGCGCTGCGGTCCCCCGGCACGGTCCGCGAGCGGTTCCGCCGCGTCGGGCGCGCGTACGTGGACTTCGCCGTGGACGACGCGGCGTTGATGGAGCTCATGTTCGCAGCCAAGTCGAACAGTGCGGACGGCCCGGTCAACCACGCGGCGGTACGCCTGTTCACGCTGCTCGACGACGCGATGGCGGATTCCCCGAGCAGCACTGGCGACGACCGAACCCGGGAACGGTTCAAGCTGATGTTCGCCGCGGCCATGCAGGGGACCGCCGCCCTCATCACGTCGCAGCGCATCACGCGGGAGCAGGGCGAAGTGCTCGTCGATGACGCGACAGACGCTCTGCTCGCCTCGAAACTGAGCGCAGGGCTCCTGGTCAACGAGGCATGACCTGTCGCATGCCGATTTGCTCAGCCTTGGGCGAGTCCAACAGGCGCGACACCTATGACAGCAGCGTCAGCGACGACATGACCCTCAGACACCACATCGGTGGACGTGACCGTCTCCCGCTGCCCGCTCGCTTCTGACTGAACCGGTACGCCCACCGGTCCCGCTGGTCTCCCCCGATCCGCCCGCTGCTGACTAAACAGTTAGTTGACTACGCCGAGCAGCAGGACGATCCAGCCAACGACTCCGCGATCGTCCACAACCTCAGCTCGACGAACCGATACAAAGGCGCGACAGGCACTGACGCCCTACGCGCGCACTGACGTCCGGCATGCTGCGACGGCCCGCGTGCTGTGACGCCTCGCATGGGTTGAGCGCTAGTGACTAACTAGTTAGTCAAGTACGTAAGCCGGCACGATGGTCCAGCCTCCCGAATGCGCCAACGGCTCGGGATCCGGCTCAACGAACCGGTACGCCGGCTCGGAGGCGGACCACTCTTTCATCTCCGGTACAGCTACGCCAGCAGTCCCCGGTTCCCGCTCTCGTGACTAACTAGTTAGTTGACTGGGCCGAGCGGAGAGGTAGTCGGGCCACCGGCGTCCGCCATCGTGGACTGCGCGATCCGCGCACCGACGAGCCGAAGAAGCGCGCACCCACCAGCGCGCGGGATCAGCGCGTTCGTGACTAACTAGTTAGTTGTGCAGGCGGGCAGGCGGGCGGCGGCGGCAGGCCGGCAGGCGAGCAGGCGGCGGCGGGCAGGCGATCAGGCAGGCGGGCAGGCGAGCAGGCGGCGAGCAGGCAGGCGGCGGCGATCAGGCAGGCAGGCGAGCAGGCAGGCAGGCGAGCAGGCGAGCAGGCAGGCAGGCGAGCAGGCGAGCGGCGGTGATCAGCCGCTGTATCGAGGGTCGCCGTGGTTTGACTGGTGTGGTTCAGCAGTCGTTGGTCGGCGAGGAGCCATCGGAGATGCTGGGGGAAAAATTAGGGGCGCAGACAGCGGTGCACCGAAGGCGCGCAGCACGAGCGTCGCCCGCTGCACGGCGAAGCTCAGCCGGGCCCCGGCTCAGAAGTCGCCGCCGCCGAAATCACCGCCACCGAAATCGCCGCCGCCGAAATCGCCGCCACCCCAGTCGTTGCCGCCGAAGTCGCCGGCCTGATTGACGTCGCCGCCGTTGAAGTCGCCGACGTCGTTGCCGCCGAAGTCCTGGGCGGCGTCCTGGAAGCCGTCCTGGTAGCCGTCGCCGTAGCCCATGTCCCCGAAGCCCGGCGAGAACAGGGCGTCGAAGACCAGCATGCCGCCGAGCACGCCGGCGCCCGCACCCAGCGCCGTCTTCCACACCGGGGTGGAATACCAGCCGGCCGGCACCGGGCGGCCCTGCACCCGGCCGCCGGGGTAGTAGTAAGGCGTTTCCGCGCCGGGCATCGGGCCCGCCTTGTAGGCATGGCCTTGGACCGTGACCTCGCGTTCCTTGGTGAGCTGGCCGGCGCCCTGGGAGCCGTTGAGCGGGGGCAGTTCCGGGCCCGGGTCGAGGCCCATGGCCGTGCGGGCCGCTCGTACGTAGGCGAGGCCTTCCAGGGCTGACTCGCGGGCGAGTTCGTACTGCCGCAGCGTCTTGGCCTGCTGGAGCTGGCCACCGGCGGCGTTGTAGCGCTCGCTGGCGTCGGACAGCGCCTGCCGGGCTGCCGGGTCGTCGGCGTGCAGGTTGAGGACCTGGCCGCCGAGCCGTTCGTACCAGCGCTGGGCCTCGGCGCGGGCGTCGTCCAGGCGCTGCTGCTCACGGTTGGCGCTGCCGCGGCGGCCCATGACCACCACGACCACGAGCACGATGACTATCAGCAGCAGGAACACCGTCATGTATCCGACGGTACCCGCGTCGGGAAAGTCGTACCCCTCTGGCAAGCTCGCGGAGTGACGTTCTCGACGCTGGCTGTGGTGTTCATCTGCTTGGCCGTGGGGGCGGCGCTGGGGTGGCTGGCCGCCAGGCTGCGAGCCGCCGCGGACATTGCCCGGCTTGAGGCGACCGTGCAGGCCGGGCGGGACGGCGAGCAGCGCATGGAGCAGTCGCTGCGGGCGCTGTCGTACGAGGCCACGGCCCAGTCGCAGGAGGCCGTGGCGCGCGCTGTCGCCCCGCTTCACCAGGCACTTCGCGACTATGAGCAGCGGGTTTCCGAGCTGGAACGCGATCGCGTGGACGCCTACGCCGAGCTTCGCGAGCAGGTCCGGGCGATGGGGCTGGTGTCGGGCGAGTTGCGTACGGAGACCAAGCAGCTGGTCGCCGCCCTGCGCGCCCCCCAGGTCCGGGGCCGGTGGGGCGAGCACCAGCTGCGGCGGATCGTCGAGGCGGCCGGGCTGCTCGAACACTGTGACTTTGCTGAGCAGGTGACCGCGGTCAACGACCGGCAGGGGGTGCGGCCCGACATGGTGGTGCGGCTGCACGGTGGCCGCTCGGTGGTGGTGGACGCCAAGGCGCCGTTCGACGCCTATCTGTCGGCCATGGAGGCCCGGGACGAGCGCACCCGCGACGGCCACCTGGATCAGCATGCCCGGGTGCTGCGGGGCCACGTCGACGCGCTGGCCGCGAAGACATACTGGACCGCGTTCGATCAGAGCCCGGATTTCGTGGTGCTGTTCGTGCCGGCCGACCCGTTCCTGGACGCCGCGTTGCAGCGGGATCCGAGCCTGATGGAGCATGCGTTCGCCCGCAACGTGGTGCTGGCGACCCCGGCGACGCTGGTGGCGCTGCTGCGTACGGTGGCCTATTCGTGGCGGCAGGAGGCGCTGGCCCGCAACGCGCTGGCGGTGCACGGGCTGGCCCGCGAGCTGTACGGCCGGCTGGCCACCCTCGGCGACCACGTCAGCAAGCTCGGTGCCTCGCTCAGCGGCGCGGTGACGGCCTACAACCGGGCGGTGGGCTCGCTGGAGTCACGGGTGCTGGTCAGCGCGCGCAAGCTGGCCGAGATGGGGGTCTCGGACGACGAGCTGCCGGTGCCGGCCCAGGTCGAGATCACTCCACGCCAGCCACAAGCGCCGGAGTTGTTCTAGGCCGCCGGCGGCGGAACGCGACCGCCGCGATCATGCCGCCGAGCAGGCCGAAGGCGTGCCCCTGCCAGGAGATGCCGGCGTCGGTGGGCAGGATGTTGTAGATCTGGTACCAGTACAGCAGCCCGATGAACGCGGCCACGCCGAGGTTCCACCAGCTGCGCTCGACGAAGCCCCGGGTGAACAGCAGGCCGAGATAGCCGAAGACCACGCCGCTGGCGCCGATCACCACGCTGTCCGGGTCGCCGGTGATCCACACGCCGAGCCCGCTGACCAGCACGATCACCAGCGTCGACCAGAGGAACCGCCGGGTGCCGCCGGCCAGCGCGAACGTGCCGACCAGGATCAGCGGCACGCTGTTGCCGTACAGGTGGTCCCAGCTGGCGTGCAGGAACGGGCTGAAGATGACGCCGTCGAGGCCGTCGATGCGGCGCGGGATGATGCCGCCGGCCAGGTCGAGGGTGCCGGCGCCGAGGCCCCGGTCGATCGCCTCGACGAGGAACAGGAACGGCACCACCGCACACATCGCCACGAAGGCGCGGCCGATCGCGGCGAAGAACGCCTCGGTGCCGAACTTCGCCGGATCGCTGCCCAGACCGGGGTAACTCATCTACCGATAGTTACTGATCCACGCCAGCACTGCCACCGAGAGCACACCCTAGTGCGACAGCCGCCTGGTCGCGGCGCGGATGGCGTCCCGAAAAGCGGAGACCTGCGTGTATACGCCCGGGTAGCCCCTCCGGGCGCAGCCGAGACCCCAGCTGACGATGCCCACCTGGACCCAGCCGGTGCCGGTGCGTTTGACCAGCGGGCCGCCGGAGTCGCCCTGGCAGGTGTCGACGCCGGTGCGCCCCGCACAGATCGACTCCTTGGTCACCAGGTCGACACCGACCTTGCGGTAAGCCTTGGCGCAGGTGGTGTCGTCGATCATCGGCACGGTGGCGTACCGGAGACGCTTTTCCTGGTGTGCGGAGTTCTCGCTGGTCTGGCCCCAGCCCATGATGGTGAGCGTGCCCCGCTCGTCGGCGGGCCGGCCGAGGGCGAGGGCGAGGGCGGGCAGGTTCAGCGGGCGGTCCAGTTTGATCAGTGCCCAGTCGTCGCCGCTGGTCTCGTCGCGGAAGTCCGCCGCTCGGACGACCTCGACCGAGCGCGCGGTGAGCGCGCCCTTCGCGGTGAGATCGGTTACCCCGGCGACGACGGTGATGCTGCGGTCCTTGCCGCTGCCGGTGACGCAGTGGCCGGCGGTGAGGACGACCGCGGGCGCGGTCAGGGCGCCACCGCAGCCCATGGAGAGCCGCACCATCCAGGGGAACTTGTCGGCGCGGGCGAGGCTGCCGCCCACGACCACCCGACCGCCGGGCTGTGCGGTAGCGGCAGTCTGGCTCCCGGTGAGGACGGACGCGACGACCACAAGCACGAGCAGGGATGCGACTTTCCGGACCATGTGGACATCTTGCCCGGCCGACCGAAACAGCGAAGGGGTACGCGCCCAAGCGCGTACCCCTTCTTCGAAAGTTCTCGGCTCAGTACCAGCCGGTGCTCTCCGAGTGCGACCAGGCCCCGCAGGGGCTGTCGTAGCGGCCCTCGATGTAGCCCAGGCCCCACTTGATCTGGGTGGCGGCGTTGGTCTTCCAGTCCGAGGCGACCGAGGCCATCTTGCTGCCGGGCAGGGCCTGCGGGATGCCGTAGGCGCCGGAGCTGGTGTTGGCAGCCTTGGGGTTCCAGCCGCTCTCCCTGTTCCACAGCTTGTTGAGGCAGGGGAACTGGTCGATGCCGAAGCCCTCGGCAAGCATCAGCGTGCAGCCGGTCGCCCGGGTTCCGCTGTACTCCTTGCAGGAGGACGGGATCGGGCCGACGTCCACCGTCGACGAGCCGGAGCCGGAGCTGGACGACGAGGAGGACTCCTTGGCGGCCTTCTCGGCTGCCGCCTTCTCGTCGGCGGCCTTCTTGTCGATGGCCTTCTTCTCGGCGGTGTGCGCCTTGCCCGCGGCGGCCTGAGCGTCGGCGGCAGCCTTGGCGGCAGCCACATCCTCCGCCTGCTTCCGGTACGCCCGGTCCGCCGCCTGCTGGCTGTGCCGCTCCTTGAGCACCTGCATCTCGTCGAACGTGGTGTCCGCCTGGACGACGAGCTGGGGCTGCGCGACAGGGGCGGACGATGGCTCGACTTCCCGGTCCTTGCCGACGTAGACCCCGGCGATGGTGCCCGCAACGAGCAGTCCGACCGAGGCCACCCGGATTCCGACCCGGCTCCAGAGCCGATTCACGAAGAGATTCCCTTCGTAGGGGACAGGACGCGGGGCGCCGGACTTCCGCGCACCGCGAGCACCCTCCCGAACCAGCTGACCATCCGAGCGATGCCCGTCAGCCACCATGGCGCACTGTTAAGGCGTTGTGAAACAACGGCGCCAAGCTGTGAAATGAATCACGGTATGTTTAACATCAAATCGGGTCCAACCTCACGCTTCGTCATCACTCGTACGGTATAAGCGCTGTCACACTGAGTGTGTGACACCCGACATGAAGTGAGGCGGGCTCCCGCGCCGGGTGCCCGCCTCACGGTGACGCCGCGTCAGAGCGGGATCTCCTCCAGGAGATCGGTGACCACCTCGGCGATCGGCGAGCGCTCGGACCTCGTCAGGGTGACATGGGCGAAGATCGGATGCCCCTTCAGCGCCTCGATCACCGCCGTCACACCGTCGTGCCGGCCGACCCGCAGGTTGTCGCGCTGGGCCACGTCGTGGGTCAGCACCACCCGCGAGCCCTGCCCGATCCGCGACAGCACGGTCAGCAGCACGTTGCGTTCCAGCGACTGCGCCTCGTCCACGATCACGAAGGCGTCGTGCAGGCTACGGCCGCGGATGTGGGTCAGCGGCAGGACCTCGAGCATCCCGCGCGCCATGACTTCTTCCACCACGTTGGCGTGCGCCACGGCCCCGAGCGTGTCGAAGACGGCCTGCGCCCAGGGCGACATCTTCTCCGACTCGCTGCCGGGCAGGTAGCCGAGTTCCTGACCGCCAACCGCGTACAGCGGGCGGAACACGATGACCTTCTTGTGCCGCTCGCGCTCCATAGTGGCCTCGAGCCCGGCGCTCAACGCGAGCGCCGACTTGCCGGTGCCCGCCCGGCCGCCCAGCGACACGATGCCGATCGAGTCGTCCATCAGCAGGTCCAGCGCGATCCGCTGCTCGGCGGAACGGCCGCGCAGCCCGAATGCCTCCCGGTCACCGCGCACCAGCTTGACCGTCTTGTCCGGGGTGACCCGGCCGAGCGCCGACCCGCGCGGCGAGTGGATCACCAGGCCGGTGTGGCAGGGCAGGCTGCCGGCCTCCTCGATCTCCAGCTCGTCGCCCGCGTACAGGCTGCTGACCTGTTCCTCCTCCAGCTTGAGGTCGGCCATTCCGGTCCAGGTCGGGTCGCTGGCCTGGCCATGCAGGTATTCGTCGGCCGCCAGCCCCACCGCGGCGGCTTTGACCCGCAGCGGCATGTCCTTGC includes:
- a CDS encoding TetR/AcrR family transcriptional regulator, producing the protein MSSPETPPVATDSMSASAAARVRSPRRTDALSRERVVQASIELLDAAGEDGLTVRALTTHLATGRGALYHHVTGKDDLLAAATDGIIGPIVAVADAAADEEDPEQALRGLALKIFDAIDAHPWVGMQLSRRPQPAVFRLWRRIGSLLSELGVSGTGLSDAGSAFLGYILGTTAQYAAGARRATDDAAREKYLAELAAHWIDDDADPLTRQAATDLIEHDDRDQFRAGVDIFLAGIRALHRGVTTEHSSAGEDQ
- a CDS encoding NAD(P)-dependent oxidoreductase; translated protein: MKTFLVFGGSGQTGQHFVNHALKAGHRVRVLARNPRKITATDANLEVNQGSIEVVSDWAALVPGADYIVAMLGDREMQQSAKINAAFVRTLIPVMRRNAVRRFLYQAGGLSAVPGRALPPALRVIRKTVARSFEGQHQDNEAVMHYLMHEATDIEWMVHRAGIGSNGPSKGVLHRSADKFSVGTFSDCASYNLRIVMDPTAVHTCDFSTYQETTTWSVASKEHRPG
- a CDS encoding oxidoreductase, whose protein sequence is MIKTPDMTGRTVVVTGASSGIGLATARAFSAANARVVLAVRDTAKGAAAAATLPGETDVRRLDLADLDSVRRFADGWSGPIDVLVNNAGVSTATRQLTADGFELQFGTNHLGPFALTNLLLPYVTGRVVALSSQAERAARIDFADLNHERTPYKESRVYAASKLANLLFITELQRRLTEAGSPVLAAAAHPGLVTTPMTRGSGGTLTQLIVRYLAQSPEQGALPVLFAATADIPPGAFTGPEHAMHMRGGAQLIGRSKRSKDPELARRLWTASEDMTGIKFGL
- a CDS encoding TetR/AcrR family transcriptional regulator, which encodes MRQSFHHGNLRAVLLEQAEAMLREDGVDGLSLRELARRAEVSHGAPRSHFVDRQALLDALAVQGFERMTEKISAALRSPGTVRERFRRVGRAYVDFAVDDAALMELMFAAKSNSADGPVNHAAVRLFTLLDDAMADSPSSTGDDRTRERFKLMFAAAMQGTAALITSQRITREQGEVLVDDATDALLASKLSAGLLVNEA
- a CDS encoding DNA recombination protein RmuC, translating into MTFSTLAVVFICLAVGAALGWLAARLRAAADIARLEATVQAGRDGEQRMEQSLRALSYEATAQSQEAVARAVAPLHQALRDYEQRVSELERDRVDAYAELREQVRAMGLVSGELRTETKQLVAALRAPQVRGRWGEHQLRRIVEAAGLLEHCDFAEQVTAVNDRQGVRPDMVVRLHGGRSVVVDAKAPFDAYLSAMEARDERTRDGHLDQHARVLRGHVDALAAKTYWTAFDQSPDFVVLFVPADPFLDAALQRDPSLMEHAFARNVVLATPATLVALLRTVAYSWRQEALARNALAVHGLARELYGRLATLGDHVSKLGASLSGAVTAYNRAVGSLESRVLVSARKLAEMGVSDDELPVPAQVEITPRQPQAPELF
- a CDS encoding rhomboid family intramembrane serine protease is translated as MSYPGLGSDPAKFGTEAFFAAIGRAFVAMCAVVPFLFLVEAIDRGLGAGTLDLAGGIIPRRIDGLDGVIFSPFLHASWDHLYGNSVPLILVGTFALAGGTRRFLWSTLVIVLVSGLGVWITGDPDSVVIGASGVVFGYLGLLFTRGFVERSWWNLGVAAFIGLLYWYQIYNILPTDAGISWQGHAFGLLGGMIAAVAFRRRRPRTTPALVAGVE
- a CDS encoding serine protease, translated to MVRKVASLLVLVVVASVLTGSQTAATAQPGGRVVVGGSLARADKFPWMVRLSMGCGGALTAPAVVLTAGHCVTGSGKDRSITVVAGVTDLTAKGALTARSVEVVRAADFRDETSGDDWALIKLDRPLNLPALALALGRPADERGTLTIMGWGQTSENSAHQEKRLRYATVPMIDDTTCAKAYRKVGVDLVTKESICAGRTGVDTCQGDSGGPLVKRTGTGWVQVGIVSWGLGCARRGYPGVYTQVSAFRDAIRAATRRLSH
- a CDS encoding lytic transglycosylase domain-containing protein, whose amino-acid sequence is MNRLWSRVGIRVASVGLLVAGTIAGVYVGKDREVEPSSAPVAQPQLVVQADTTFDEMQVLKERHSQQAADRAYRKQAEDVAAAKAAADAQAAAGKAHTAEKKAIDKKAADEKAAAEKAAKESSSSSSSGSGSSTVDVGPIPSSCKEYSGTRATGCTLMLAEGFGIDQFPCLNKLWNRESGWNPKAANTSSGAYGIPQALPGSKMASVASDWKTNAATQIKWGLGYIEGRYDSPCGAWSHSESTGWY
- a CDS encoding PhoH family protein; this translates as MTSRRTDAGTTQKDPAAKVSSRASSGRRASRDRHTDAEPAPAGRVFVLDTSVLLSDPAAFRRFTDHEVVVPLVVISELEGKRNHPELGWFARQSLRMLDELRIKHGRLDQPVLCNDEGGTLRVELNHADQSVLPHGFRNDANDTRILSVALGLAAEGRDVTLVSKDMPLRVKAAAVGLAADEYLHGQASDPTWTGMADLKLEEEQVSSLYAGDELEIEEAGSLPCHTGLVIHSPRGSALGRVTPDKTVKLVRGDREAFGLRGRSAEQRIALDLLMDDSIGIVSLGGRAGTGKSALALSAGLEATMERERHKKVIVFRPLYAVGGQELGYLPGSESEKMSPWAQAVFDTLGAVAHANVVEEVMARGMLEVLPLTHIRGRSLHDAFVIVDEAQSLERNVLLTVLSRIGQGSRVVLTHDVAQRDNLRVGRHDGVTAVIEALKGHPIFAHVTLTRSERSPIAEVVTDLLEEIPL